One region of Candidatus Thermokryptus mobilis genomic DNA includes:
- a CDS encoding radical SAM protein has protein sequence MRKGKNILTVNEIFFSIQGESSWMGMPCVFVRLTYCDLRCVWCDTEYAFYEGVDMTIDEVIEKVKSYNCGLVEITGGEPLLQENSLELMKRLCDEKFTVLLETGGHRDISVVDPRVHIIMDVKCPGSKMSHKNRWENISYLTKKDEVKFVIKDRVDYEWAKEVVNKYNLFERVGAVLFSPVFGEIEPSILAGWILEDRIPVRFQIQLHKYIWSPEARGV, from the coding sequence ATGAGGAAGGGGAAAAACATATTGACGGTGAACGAGATATTTTTCAGTATTCAAGGTGAATCAAGCTGGATGGGTATGCCGTGCGTGTTCGTAAGGTTGACATATTGCGATCTTAGATGTGTTTGGTGTGACACTGAATATGCTTTTTATGAGGGTGTTGATATGACGATTGACGAGGTGATTGAGAAGGTTAAGTCGTATAATTGTGGTCTTGTGGAGATAACCGGTGGAGAGCCACTTCTTCAGGAGAATTCGCTTGAATTAATGAAGAGGTTATGCGATGAAAAATTTACAGTTCTCCTTGAAACGGGCGGACATAGAGATATAAGCGTTGTTGACCCAAGGGTTCACATAATAATGGATGTGAAATGCCCCGGGAGCAAGATGAGCCACAAAAATCGTTGGGAAAATATATCATATTTAACGAAGAAAGATGAAGTCAAATTCGTGATAAAGGATAGGGTTGATTATGAGTGGGCGAAGGAAGTTGTGAATAAGTATAATCTTTTTGAGAGAGTTGGAGCGGTTTTGTTTTCGCCGGTTTTCGGAGAGATTGAGCCATCTATCCTTGCGGGTTGGATACTTGAAGATAGAATCCCGGTTCGCTTTCAGATTCAACTGCACAAATACATTTGGTCACCAGAGGCAAGGGGCGTTTAA
- a CDS encoding ferrous iron transporter B, translating to MHTHQTNDKIETKIESKPKKLVLVGNPNVGKSIFFNYLTGLYVEVSNYPGTTVEILKGRYKNFIVYDTPGIYGLSSFNDEERIAKNIIIDADIILNIVDAVNLERDLFLTLQLIDSGKPVVVALNMMDEAEKKRIKINVEQLSKILGVPVIPTIAIKYKGFREITEAIEKATIGNRDKKLAEKIKKIANELKVTEIEALLILEGDSETINKYRTKFNGELYIHDEREKIYIERRNKANQIVAEVTNIDTISGRISNFFGRIAIHPIFGLAFFIVILYLAYILVGKLIAQDIVDLTENEIGKKIYEYNVRKFVARYFPVSIKVNILDEDDNIIDTRTFIFENGTRASETTLKQMEDFANGKNVEYEFEFKNPILFILFGEFGVLTMTVRYLLFLLLPLVIGFYLMLSILEDSGYLPRLATFVDKLMNYIGLNGKAIIPMILGFGCVTMATITTRLLTTTREKRIMTAILQITIPCSAQLAVITTLLMRAGFKATVIYAMTMFLVFVIIGLTLNKILPGGATPLLIDLPPMRIPRVENLAKKTWMRTFYFIKEAGMWFFVGAFVVGLLQVTGLLDKWIQLLSPLTVNWLQLPAEASQAFIMGIVRRDFGAAGFYSLELTPMQTVVGLVTITLFVPCIASLMVMLKERGAFEGLIIWLSSWIIAFTIGGIVSQILI from the coding sequence ATGCATACACATCAAACCAATGACAAAATAGAAACTAAAATTGAAAGCAAACCCAAAAAACTTGTCCTTGTCGGAAATCCCAATGTTGGCAAATCAATTTTCTTTAATTATCTCACGGGTTTGTATGTTGAGGTCTCAAATTACCCTGGAACAACGGTTGAAATCCTAAAGGGAAGATATAAAAATTTCATCGTCTATGATACACCTGGAATTTACGGTTTATCTTCATTTAATGACGAGGAAAGAATAGCCAAAAATATAATAATTGATGCCGATATAATACTTAACATAGTTGATGCCGTCAATCTTGAGAGGGATTTGTTTTTAACGCTACAACTCATTGACTCCGGCAAACCGGTTGTCGTCGCATTGAACATGATGGATGAAGCCGAAAAGAAAAGAATCAAAATAAATGTTGAACAACTTTCAAAAATTCTCGGCGTCCCCGTAATTCCAACGATAGCAATCAAGTATAAGGGTTTCAGGGAAATAACTGAGGCAATAGAAAAAGCAACGATCGGAAACAGGGATAAAAAACTTGCTGAAAAGATAAAAAAAATAGCCAATGAGCTTAAGGTCACAGAAATAGAAGCTCTTTTAATACTTGAAGGTGACTCGGAAACGATAAATAAGTATAGGACGAAATTTAACGGGGAGTTATACATCCACGATGAGCGGGAAAAAATTTACATTGAACGAAGGAATAAAGCAAATCAAATTGTAGCAGAAGTCACAAACATAGACACAATAAGCGGGAGGATTTCAAACTTTTTTGGAAGAATAGCGATTCACCCGATTTTTGGGTTGGCATTTTTCATCGTTATACTTTACCTCGCCTATATCCTTGTGGGCAAATTGATCGCTCAGGACATCGTAGACCTTACGGAAAATGAAATAGGCAAGAAAATCTATGAATACAACGTCAGAAAATTCGTAGCGAGATATTTCCCTGTTTCAATCAAAGTCAACATACTTGACGAGGACGATAACATAATTGACACAAGAACTTTCATATTTGAAAATGGAACAAGGGCTTCAGAAACAACCCTAAAGCAGATGGAAGATTTTGCAAATGGTAAAAATGTTGAATATGAGTTTGAATTTAAAAACCCCATTTTGTTCATTTTATTCGGTGAATTCGGCGTCTTGACGATGACGGTTAGATATCTTCTTTTTCTACTTCTTCCTCTTGTGATAGGATTTTATCTTATGCTTTCAATTCTTGAAGATAGTGGCTATTTACCACGACTTGCGACATTTGTTGATAAACTGATGAACTACATCGGGCTAAATGGGAAAGCAATTATACCGATGATACTTGGTTTTGGATGCGTTACTATGGCAACTATAACGACGCGACTTCTCACCACAACTCGCGAGAAAAGGATAATGACGGCGATTCTGCAAATTACCATCCCGTGTTCAGCTCAACTTGCCGTTATAACGACACTTTTAATGAGAGCTGGATTCAAAGCGACGGTTATCTATGCTATGACGATGTTTCTCGTTTTCGTGATCATTGGGCTTACTTTGAATAAAATTTTACCAGGTGGAGCAACCCCTTTACTAATTGATCTGCCTCCTATGAGAATACCCAGAGTTGAAAACCTCGCTAAAAAAACTTGGATGCGAACTTTCTATTTCATAAAAGAAGCTGGTATGTGGTTCTTTGTAGGAGCTTTTGTCGTCGGTCTGTTACAAGTAACGGGATTGCTTGATAAGTGGATTCAACTCCTTTCACCACTGACTGTTAATTGGCTTCAACTTCCCGCTGAAGCATCGCAGGCTTTCATAATGGGAATTGTCCGAAGGGATTTCGGGGCTGCTGGATTTTACTCGCTTGAACTTACACCAATGCAAACTGTCGTTGGACTTGTCACAATAACTCTTTTCGTCCCCTGCATCGCCTCGCTTATGGTGATGTTGAAAGAGAGAGGAGCATTTGAAGGATTGATAATTTGGCTCTCAAGCTGGATAATCGCATTTACAATCGGAGGTATAGTTTCACAAATTTTAATTTAA
- a CDS encoding ferrous iron transport protein A, which translates to MRLTDAKPGYELEIVELPQGNIKTQFVRLGITEGTRIKCAHKLPGGTVVISKRTLEIAIGSDIAKKIFVKKI; encoded by the coding sequence ATGAGATTAACGGATGCAAAACCCGGCTATGAATTAGAAATCGTTGAATTACCGCAGGGAAATATAAAAACGCAATTCGTACGCCTCGGCATAACTGAAGGAACAAGGATAAAATGCGCACACAAATTACCCGGTGGGACCGTTGTCATATCAAAAAGAACGCTTGAAATTGCAATTGGAAGCGATATAGCGAAAAAAATTTTCGTCAAAAAAATATAA
- a CDS encoding Fur family transcriptional regulator, producing MASAKLVEKVKRDFASYLKRVNLRSTEQRYEVLNAILEIDGHFGAEDLFIQMKNQGKKISRATVYNTLDILLELGVVSRHKVGNTYIYERAIGRTHHDHLICINCGAMIEFASEEIEKLQDEICKKYKFKPLRHTHQIYGLCAKCSEKGKMS from the coding sequence ATGGCGAGCGCAAAACTGGTTGAAAAGGTAAAGCGCGACTTCGCAAGCTATCTTAAAAGGGTCAATCTGCGCTCAACTGAGCAAAGATATGAAGTTCTCAATGCAATCCTTGAAATAGATGGTCACTTCGGCGCCGAGGATTTATTTATCCAAATGAAAAATCAAGGCAAAAAAATTTCAAGAGCGACTGTATATAATACACTTGACATACTTCTTGAACTCGGCGTTGTGTCAAGACATAAAGTCGGGAATACTTATATTTATGAAAGAGCCATAGGAAGGACACACCATGACCATCTTATTTGCATAAATTGTGGAGCGATGATTGAGTTTGCAAGCGAAGAAATTGAGAAACTTCAAGACGAGATTTGTAAAAAGTATAAGTTTAAACCATTGAGGCATACCCACCAAATTTATGGACTCTGTGCAAAATGCTCAGAAAAGGGAAAGATGAGCTGA
- the galT gene encoding galactose-1-phosphate uridylyltransferase, giving the protein MPEFRQNRATKNWVIVATERARRPHDFLVHEEMATLPEFDPKCPFCPGNEDMTPPEIYRIVCDSKWSVRVVPNKFSALVPDAELRREMKFQFFRKVAGYGFHYVIIETPIHNLTIATMSEEQVCDIFKTYLKLYKDLMSNPNINVAIIFRNNGKKAGTSLEHPHSQLIASPIVPTHIRHLLEEATRYYDDHGSCVFCDMISIEEYVMERVVYRDDDFLVIEPFASISPFETWILPRKHNACFGNISEEEACRTAKVVRLVLKQLYDKLNNPDYNYVIHSSPFKDANEEFYHWYIQILPRLTIPAGFELGSGIYITTALPEETAKFLKIN; this is encoded by the coding sequence ATGCCTGAATTTAGACAAAATAGGGCAACTAAAAATTGGGTTATAGTCGCAACTGAAAGAGCTAGAAGACCGCATGATTTTTTGGTTCACGAAGAGATGGCAACGCTTCCGGAGTTTGACCCGAAATGTCCATTTTGCCCAGGCAATGAAGACATGACACCGCCAGAGATTTATAGAATCGTATGTGACAGTAAATGGAGTGTGCGCGTTGTACCGAATAAATTTTCAGCTCTTGTTCCAGATGCTGAATTAAGAAGAGAGATGAAGTTTCAATTTTTCAGAAAAGTGGCTGGTTACGGTTTTCATTATGTTATAATTGAAACGCCAATTCATAACTTGACCATAGCGACGATGAGCGAGGAACAGGTGTGCGATATCTTCAAGACATATTTAAAACTTTACAAAGATTTAATGTCAAACCCGAATATAAATGTTGCGATTATCTTTAGAAACAACGGTAAAAAAGCTGGGACATCACTTGAGCATCCTCATTCACAACTTATAGCGAGTCCAATTGTCCCAACGCATATAAGGCATTTGCTTGAAGAAGCAACGCGATATTACGATGATCACGGTAGTTGCGTTTTTTGCGATATGATTTCCATAGAGGAATATGTCATGGAGCGTGTGGTTTATAGAGATGATGATTTTCTTGTGATTGAACCATTTGCTTCAATTTCACCTTTTGAGACGTGGATTTTGCCAAGAAAACATAACGCTTGTTTTGGTAATATAAGCGAGGAAGAAGCTTGCCGTACAGCTAAGGTTGTTCGGCTTGTTTTGAAACAGCTTTATGATAAGCTTAACAATCCTGACTATAACTATGTCATTCACTCGTCCCCTTTTAAAGATGCGAATGAGGAGTTTTATCATTGGTATATTCAAATTTTGCCTCGGCTTACGATTCCTGCTGGATTTGAGCTTGGTTCAGGGATTTACATAACAACAGCGCTTCCTGAGGAAACGGCTAAATTTTTAAAAATAAATTAA
- the purL gene encoding phosphoribosylformylglycinamidine synthase subunit PurL, whose translation MRNLAVELGLTEEEYDRIIELIGREPTFEELGMFSVMWSEHCSYKNSILVLKTLPRSGPKLLVSAGEENAGLVDIGDGLAVAFKIESHNHPSAVEPYQGAATGVGGILRDIFTMGARPIAILNSLRFGELSNPRVKYLFNGVVRGIADYGNSFGCPTVGGEVYFEKCYNQNPLVNAMAVGIVRKDEIVRAVAKGEGNPVLIVGSRTGRDGIHGATFASEEITEESEAKRPSVQVGDPFTEKLLLEATLEAIKTGHIVGIQDMGAAGITCSTSEMSARGESGMEIDLDLVPTREKGMSAYEILLSESQERMLMVVERGFEDEIINIFKKWDLNAVVIGYVTSDGMLRVKKDGKVVANIPADSLVVGGGAPIYQREAKEPEYLQEVRKFDPHEIEQPKDFNEVFLKLISSPNIASKEWVYEQYDTMVQTNTVVLPGGDAVVVRIKGTNKALALKTDCNSRYVYLNPYRGAIIAVAESARNVVCVGAEPIAITNCLNFGNPYKPEIFWQFKEAVRGMGDACRFLGTPVTGGNVSFYNEAPQGSVYPTPVIGMLGLIDDLKFITTASFKTPGDVIILLGKNTGEIGGSEYLAWIHGKVLGDAPFIDLEIEKRVQQVCLEGIRLGLVKSAHDVSDGGIAVALAECCIIDKENMLGCDVKIEDGIRPDFLLFGEGQSRIIVTVEEGNLDRFEKLCKRFGIPYSILGFVTEEQKVKINDWIDLKIDEIADVYYNALRKIMEVI comes from the coding sequence ATGCGGAATTTAGCAGTTGAACTTGGCTTGACAGAGGAAGAATATGATAGGATAATTGAACTTATTGGGAGGGAACCGACATTTGAAGAGCTTGGGATGTTCAGCGTCATGTGGAGTGAGCATTGCAGTTATAAAAATTCAATTTTAGTGTTAAAAACTTTGCCAAGGAGTGGTCCTAAGTTGCTTGTTTCTGCTGGTGAGGAAAATGCTGGTCTTGTTGATATTGGAGATGGGCTTGCGGTTGCATTTAAAATTGAATCGCATAATCATCCATCCGCTGTTGAACCATATCAAGGAGCTGCAACTGGGGTTGGGGGAATTCTAAGGGACATTTTCACAATGGGCGCAAGACCAATCGCAATACTTAATTCGCTTAGGTTTGGGGAGTTGTCAAATCCTCGCGTTAAATATCTTTTCAATGGCGTTGTTCGTGGAATCGCTGACTATGGCAACAGCTTTGGTTGCCCAACTGTTGGAGGTGAGGTTTACTTTGAAAAATGTTATAATCAAAATCCGCTTGTAAATGCAATGGCTGTTGGAATTGTAAGGAAGGATGAAATTGTCCGAGCCGTAGCAAAAGGTGAGGGGAATCCGGTTTTGATCGTTGGCTCAAGGACAGGCAGAGATGGGATTCACGGGGCTACATTTGCTTCTGAAGAGATAACTGAGGAATCAGAGGCAAAAAGACCCTCAGTTCAAGTTGGAGACCCCTTTACTGAAAAACTTTTACTTGAAGCTACACTTGAAGCGATAAAAACGGGTCATATCGTTGGGATTCAAGATATGGGTGCAGCTGGAATAACTTGTTCAACAAGTGAGATGAGTGCACGTGGGGAAAGTGGTATGGAAATTGACCTTGACCTTGTTCCAACGCGCGAGAAAGGAATGAGCGCATATGAAATTTTGCTTTCTGAATCACAGGAAAGAATGCTAATGGTTGTTGAAAGGGGATTTGAAGATGAAATAATAAACATTTTCAAAAAGTGGGACTTAAACGCTGTTGTCATCGGTTATGTCACTTCGGATGGGATGTTAAGAGTTAAGAAAGATGGAAAGGTTGTCGCAAATATACCAGCTGATTCGCTTGTCGTTGGTGGTGGTGCTCCGATATATCAGAGGGAAGCAAAGGAACCGGAATATCTTCAAGAGGTTAGGAAATTTGACCCACATGAGATTGAGCAACCGAAGGATTTTAATGAGGTTTTTTTGAAATTGATTTCCTCACCAAATATTGCGAGTAAGGAATGGGTTTACGAGCAATATGATACTATGGTGCAGACAAATACTGTCGTTTTGCCCGGTGGGGATGCGGTTGTTGTTAGAATTAAAGGCACAAATAAAGCGCTTGCATTGAAGACGGATTGTAATTCAAGATATGTCTATCTAAACCCATATCGTGGTGCGATAATAGCCGTGGCTGAGTCAGCAAGAAATGTTGTTTGCGTTGGAGCTGAACCAATCGCTATTACGAACTGTTTAAATTTTGGAAATCCATATAAACCGGAGATATTTTGGCAATTTAAGGAAGCGGTTCGCGGTATGGGAGATGCTTGTAGATTTTTGGGAACGCCAGTGACAGGTGGAAATGTGAGCTTTTATAACGAGGCTCCTCAAGGTTCGGTCTATCCAACTCCAGTTATAGGTATGCTCGGCTTAATAGACGATTTAAAATTTATCACTACAGCAAGTTTCAAAACCCCTGGTGATGTTATAATCCTTCTTGGGAAAAATACTGGCGAAATTGGCGGAAGCGAATATCTGGCTTGGATACATGGAAAAGTTTTGGGTGATGCTCCATTTATTGACCTTGAGATTGAAAAAAGAGTTCAACAGGTTTGTCTTGAAGGGATTCGGCTTGGTCTTGTGAAGTCGGCTCACGATGTTTCAGATGGTGGTATTGCTGTTGCGCTTGCTGAGTGCTGTATCATTGATAAGGAAAATATGTTGGGTTGTGATGTTAAAATTGAAGATGGGATTCGCCCTGATTTTCTACTCTTTGGCGAAGGGCAATCAAGAATAATTGTAACAGTTGAAGAGGGAAATCTTGATAGATTTGAAAAGCTTTGCAAAAGATTTGGTATTCCTTATTCAATTCTCGGCTTTGTAACTGAAGAGCAAAAGGTCAAAATTAATGACTGGATTGATTTAAAAATTGATGAGATTGCTGATGTTTATTACAATGCGTTGAGGAAGATTATGGAGGTTATTTAA
- the mtnA gene encoding S-methyl-5-thioribose-1-phosphate isomerase, translating into MERIRSIEWVGDKVKIIDQTKLPTKVEFIETDDYKVVAEAIKSLKVRGAPAIGIAAGFGIYLGVKSYDGKDKERLKLILEEVCFEFASTRPTAVNLFWAIERMKKVFYQNFHLEVDQIKGILLDEALRIQNDDIQMCKAIGLNGSKLIPEKANILTHCNTGWLATGDYGTALGVIYTAFEQGKKIKVYVDETRPLLQGARLTTWELMQRGIETVLITDNMAAFLMKRGEVDCVIVGADRVALNGDTANKIGTYNLAIVANYHGVPFYVAAPTSSIDFNINTGDEIPIEFRSGDEITEIMGKRIAPEGVKTFSPAFDVTPGNLITAIITEIDIFHPPFKESLVKIKEMLKKED; encoded by the coding sequence ATGGAAAGAATACGGTCAATTGAATGGGTGGGTGATAAAGTTAAGATCATTGACCAGACGAAATTGCCGACTAAGGTTGAATTTATAGAGACGGACGATTATAAAGTCGTTGCTGAGGCGATAAAAAGTTTGAAAGTTCGGGGTGCACCCGCTATTGGAATTGCTGCTGGGTTTGGGATTTACCTCGGTGTCAAGTCTTATGATGGGAAGGATAAAGAAAGGTTGAAATTAATTTTAGAAGAGGTATGTTTTGAGTTCGCTTCAACGAGACCGACGGCTGTTAACTTATTTTGGGCGATTGAAAGAATGAAGAAGGTTTTTTATCAGAATTTTCACCTTGAGGTTGATCAGATAAAGGGAATTCTTTTGGATGAGGCGTTGAGGATTCAAAATGATGATATTCAAATGTGCAAGGCGATAGGTCTTAATGGTTCAAAGCTTATTCCTGAAAAGGCAAACATCTTGACACATTGCAACACTGGGTGGCTTGCAACCGGAGATTATGGAACTGCGCTTGGGGTGATTTACACTGCTTTTGAACAAGGTAAGAAGATAAAGGTTTATGTTGATGAGACAAGACCACTTCTTCAAGGTGCTCGGCTTACAACTTGGGAGCTTATGCAAAGGGGAATTGAGACGGTTTTAATCACGGACAATATGGCTGCTTTTTTGATGAAGCGAGGTGAGGTTGATTGTGTAATTGTTGGTGCTGATAGGGTTGCCTTAAATGGTGATACCGCAAATAAAATCGGGACATATAACCTTGCCATAGTGGCTAATTATCATGGTGTTCCCTTTTATGTTGCTGCTCCTACTTCGTCAATTGATTTTAACATAAACACAGGCGATGAGATACCAATTGAATTTAGAAGTGGTGACGAAATAACAGAAATTATGGGAAAGAGAATAGCGCCAGAGGGTGTGAAAACATTTTCGCCAGCTTTTGATGTGACCCCAGGAAATCTTATAACAGCGATAATAACGGAAATTGATATTTTTCATCCACCGTTTAAGGAAAGTTTAGTTAAAATCAAGGAGATGTTGAAAAAGGAGGATTGA
- the recO gene encoding DNA repair protein RecO — protein sequence MLTKTEAIVLKAIKYRETSKIVTLYTKKFGKLNVIAKGAMLTTSKFGASLEPMSYILAILYKKETRELQFLSQADVIKSFLELYKNYNKMTIGLAICEMVYRVIKFEEENPRIFKLLVDTLENLNNADKNEINLLWYFLIHLVDVLGFGLNFRNCLNCGEKFGMKNLSQKVVFYPVKGGFLCSRCGAGASENFYSVGTFKSLVWLSGAKIDSVTSLKIDRNINSEIQRLLFDHLREHVEESLNLKSLEIYNKLKQS from the coding sequence ATGCTTACAAAGACGGAGGCAATTGTGTTGAAAGCGATCAAATACAGAGAGACAAGTAAAATCGTGACCTTATACACCAAAAAATTTGGGAAGTTGAATGTTATAGCGAAAGGAGCTATGCTGACGACAAGTAAATTTGGTGCATCGCTTGAGCCGATGTCTTATATACTTGCGATACTTTATAAGAAAGAGACAAGGGAACTTCAATTTTTATCACAAGCTGATGTTATTAAGTCCTTTCTTGAACTTTACAAAAACTATAACAAGATGACAATAGGTCTTGCTATTTGCGAGATGGTTTATAGGGTCATAAAATTTGAAGAGGAAAATCCAAGGATATTTAAGCTTCTCGTCGACACGCTTGAGAATTTGAACAACGCCGATAAGAATGAAATAAATTTGCTTTGGTACTTTCTTATCCATTTGGTTGATGTTTTAGGATTTGGGTTAAATTTCAGGAATTGTTTAAATTGTGGAGAAAAATTCGGGATGAAGAATTTATCGCAGAAAGTTGTTTTTTATCCTGTTAAAGGTGGGTTTTTATGTTCAAGGTGTGGGGCTGGTGCGAGCGAGAATTTTTATTCGGTTGGAACTTTCAAAAGTTTAGTTTGGCTTAGCGGGGCAAAGATTGATTCGGTAACAAGTTTAAAGATAGATCGTAATATAAATAGCGAAATTCAAAGGTTGCTCTTTGATCATTTGCGTGAGCATGTTGAGGAGTCGTTGAATTTGAAATCGCTTGAGATTTACAATAAACTGAAACAAAGTTGA